The Oscillospiraceae bacterium genome has a segment encoding these proteins:
- the metG gene encoding methionine--tRNA ligase has product MDKEKFYITTPIYYPSGNPHIGHCYTTVACDSIARFRRMQGYDVLFLTGTDEHGLKIEQKAAEKGVTPKAYVDEIVAIFKKLWSYMNISYDRYIRTTDDYHIETVQKIFKELYDRGYIYKGEYKGKYCTPCESFWTESQLVDGKCPECGREVTEAAEEAYFFKLSPFADRIEKLLLETDYLQPKSRAVELVNNFIKPGLEDLCVSRTSFTWGIPVTFDPGHVVYVWVDALSNYISALGYLNDKYDDFDRYWPADVHMVAKDIMRFHAIIWPAMLMALDLPLPKHLAVHGWITFNGQKMSKSIGNVVDPLVLGERYGADAIRYHILREMALGADSSFSNEIMINRINADLANDLGNLVSRTVAMAEKYFGGTLPECREADEELDASLIDPALELRDKVAAYMDQTQLNNALAEIFKVISRANKYIDETTPWILGKDESRKARLASVLYNLLEVIRITTTLLSCFMPTSMPKAWAQIGATENLITYENAAKFGVLPANVTVHKGDALFPRIDTDKEIDELNALIKAQMEKATAALQPKAEVPGVAQIAFDDFSKVELRVAEITDCEPIKRAKKLLKLQVNDGDGSRQIVSGIAPWYKPEDLIGKKVVIVANLKPAKLCGEMSNGMLLAGDVGDDDVQVLFVDGMPAGTKIR; this is encoded by the coding sequence ATGGATAAGGAAAAGTTTTATATCACCACGCCCATTTACTACCCCTCCGGCAATCCCCACATCGGGCACTGCTACACCACCGTGGCCTGCGACTCCATCGCCCGCTTTCGGCGCATGCAGGGGTATGATGTGCTCTTTCTCACCGGTACGGACGAGCACGGTCTGAAAATTGAGCAAAAGGCCGCCGAGAAAGGCGTGACCCCCAAGGCGTATGTGGACGAGATCGTAGCCATCTTTAAGAAGCTGTGGTCCTACATGAACATCAGCTATGACCGCTACATTCGCACCACCGACGATTACCATATAGAGACGGTACAGAAGATCTTTAAAGAGCTGTACGACCGGGGCTATATTTACAAGGGCGAATACAAAGGCAAATACTGCACCCCCTGCGAGAGCTTTTGGACGGAAAGCCAGCTGGTGGACGGCAAGTGCCCGGAATGCGGCCGCGAGGTCACCGAGGCCGCTGAGGAAGCCTATTTCTTTAAGCTGTCCCCCTTTGCCGACCGGATCGAAAAGCTGCTGTTGGAGACGGATTATTTACAGCCTAAGAGCCGCGCGGTAGAGCTGGTCAACAACTTTATCAAGCCCGGTTTGGAAGATCTGTGCGTGTCCCGCACTTCCTTCACCTGGGGCATTCCCGTCACCTTTGATCCGGGTCATGTGGTTTATGTGTGGGTAGATGCGCTCTCCAACTACATCAGCGCCCTGGGCTACCTGAATGACAAATATGACGACTTTGACCGCTATTGGCCCGCCGATGTGCACATGGTGGCGAAAGATATTATGCGCTTTCACGCCATTATTTGGCCTGCCATGCTGATGGCGCTGGATCTGCCGCTGCCCAAGCACTTGGCAGTACACGGCTGGATCACCTTTAACGGTCAAAAGATGAGCAAATCCATCGGCAATGTGGTAGACCCGCTGGTGCTGGGCGAGCGCTACGGCGCAGACGCCATTCGCTACCACATTCTGCGAGAGATGGCGCTGGGCGCAGACAGCTCTTTTTCTAACGAAATTATGATCAACCGCATTAACGCGGACTTAGCGAACGATCTGGGCAACCTGGTGTCCCGCACCGTGGCTATGGCAGAGAAATACTTTGGCGGCACCTTGCCGGAATGCAGAGAAGCAGACGAAGAACTGGACGCCTCTCTCATTGACCCGGCACTGGAGCTGCGGGATAAAGTGGCTGCCTACATGGACCAGACCCAGCTGAACAACGCCCTGGCAGAGATCTTCAAAGTGATCTCCAGAGCCAACAAGTATATTGACGAAACCACCCCCTGGATCCTGGGCAAGGACGAGAGCCGCAAGGCTCGGCTGGCCAGCGTGCTGTACAACCTGCTGGAGGTGATCCGGATCACCACCACCCTGCTGTCCTGCTTTATGCCCACCTCTATGCCCAAGGCCTGGGCGCAGATCGGCGCTACCGAGAACCTGATCACCTATGAGAACGCTGCCAAATTCGGCGTGCTGCCTGCCAATGTAACGGTGCACAAGGGCGACGCTCTGTTCCCCCGCATTGACACAGATAAGGAGATCGACGAACTAAACGCCTTAATTAAAGCCCAAATGGAGAAGGCTACCGCTGCCCTGCAGCCTAAGGCAGAAGTACCCGGTGTGGCGCAGATTGCCTTTGACGACTTTAGCAAGGTAGAGCTGCGCGTGGCAGAGATCACCGACTGCGAACCCATTAAGCGGGCAAAGAAGTTGCTAAAACTGCAAGTGAATGACGGCGACGGCAGCCGTCAGATCGTCAGCGGCATTGCCCCCTGGTACAAGCCGGAGGACCTGATCGGTAAAAAAGTGGTGATCGTAGCCAACTTAAAACCTGCCAAGCTGTGCGGCGAGATGAGCAACGGTATGCTTCTGGCCGGCGATGTAGGCGATGATGATGTACAGGTGCTGTTTGTGGACGGTATGCCCGCCGGCACCAAAATTCGCTAA
- the nagB gene encoding glucosamine-6-phosphate deaminase, giving the protein MNVLIYDTEEQIGIAAGNYMCGQVLAKPNSVLGLATGSTPLKPYNHMIRLYEQGAVDFSKVTTFNLDEYCKLDVEDKNSYHSFMHENLFDHINIPKERIHFLDGNAADLEAECKQYEESIRAAGGIDIQLLGIGSNGHIAFNEPSDSFQRWTHVVSLKESTIQDNSRFFNTIEEVPTQALTMGIGSIMQAKRILIIALGEHKAKAIKQVISGNVTPECPASVLQFHTDVTLMLDRGAASLL; this is encoded by the coding sequence ATGAATGTATTGATTTACGATACGGAAGAACAGATCGGCATTGCAGCCGGTAACTATATGTGCGGCCAGGTGCTGGCAAAGCCCAACTCCGTACTGGGCCTGGCCACCGGCTCCACCCCGCTGAAGCCCTACAACCACATGATTCGCCTGTACGAGCAGGGTGCCGTGGACTTCTCCAAAGTGACCACTTTTAACCTGGACGAATACTGCAAGCTGGATGTGGAAGACAAAAATTCCTACCACTCCTTTATGCACGAAAATCTGTTTGACCACATCAATATCCCGAAGGAGCGCATTCACTTTTTGGACGGCAACGCAGCGGACTTAGAGGCCGAGTGCAAGCAGTACGAGGAGAGCATTCGCGCTGCCGGCGGCATTGATATTCAGCTGCTGGGTATCGGCTCCAACGGTCACATTGCTTTTAACGAGCCCAGCGACTCCTTCCAGCGGTGGACCCATGTGGTGTCCCTTAAGGAGAGCACCATTCAGGACAACAGCCGCTTCTTTAACACCATTGAGGAGGTGCCCACCCAAGCACTGACCATGGGCATTGGCTCCATTATGCAGGCCAAGCGCATTCTGATCATCGCCCTGGGCGAGCACAAGGCCAAAGCCATCAAGCAGGTGATCTCCGGCAATGTAACCCCGGAATGCCCCGCCTCTGTGTTGCAGTTCCATACGGATGTAACGCTGATGCTGGATCGGGGTGCCGCTTCCCTGCTGTAA
- a CDS encoding VanZ family protein: MLKRTEHNKQYATVFWVLSVVCMGVIFYLSSRTADQSSRESGAVLAWLTRLLGDGRLTDFLVRKSAHFLEYTGLCLLLSLACAATWGRRYTAVSLPIASLYAITDEVHQRFVPGRSCQAADWAIDTAGAALGLLCAGVLLWLWLRYRTKKHDKN; this comes from the coding sequence TTGTTGAAGCGAACAGAGCATAATAAGCAGTACGCTACGGTCTTTTGGGTGCTCAGCGTGGTGTGTATGGGTGTAATCTTCTACCTGTCCTCCCGCACAGCGGACCAATCCAGCCGCGAGAGCGGCGCTGTACTGGCCTGGCTCACCCGCCTGCTGGGCGATGGTCGGCTCACAGACTTTTTGGTGCGCAAATCCGCACACTTTTTGGAATACACCGGGCTGTGCCTGCTGCTGAGCCTTGCCTGCGCAGCCACCTGGGGACGCCGGTACACGGCCGTCAGCCTGCCCATTGCCAGTCTGTATGCAATCACTGACGAAGTGCACCAGCGCTTTGTGCCCGGGCGTTCCTGCCAGGCGGCAGACTGGGCGATTGACACCGCAGGTGCGGCCCTTGGGCTGCTGTGTGCCGGGGTGCTGCTGTGGCTTTGGCTGCGCTATCGTACCAAAAAGCACGACAAGAATTGA
- a CDS encoding peptide ABC transporter substrate-binding protein, with protein MKQNCKRIFSLLLCAALVCTLFAGCGGRNKQLDIIYPITGNITSFDPQVAATQDEYLIAENCYEGLVRVEDDGTVKPAVAADWTVSTDQKTYTFHLRQGLKWHLTDAVTERMGKNWDPDITAHDFVFALQRAVSPQTACPLYPALSGIAGAQQVYTKQKSASALQVKATDDYTLVITLRTPAAGFFSTLSGAAAMPCNKEFFTATKGRYGLGTEYSLFNGQFYVKNQLDTSYTLNKNEEYKGANPTKVDNITLNIKDENSKIPEKLESGYYDAAFLTGSEYGALKKKDDLTAIPYANTTWAFLLNTNQGSLSNEKMRRAICLSLSPADTKNSKYLQASTGITPPSTTVDGGNVTTAKNSLVPARDAARAQTLWKAGLEETGLTAVALTVITIPEMDAYAKALVQGVQSSLGTVTTYGNGTGIAFSLKIETMTKAEMESQMAAGTYDIALYPMEAASQSPVTFLSNLLSTNYMKLQSDKIEQALTVAKNATAGTATAACRACEQALIQTGAVLPVFYESAYYVMAGGVSGVQFHPGSGRVSFVEANRA; from the coding sequence ATGAAACAAAACTGTAAGCGTATCTTTTCTCTGCTGCTGTGCGCCGCTTTGGTGTGCACCCTGTTTGCCGGTTGCGGCGGACGGAACAAGCAGCTGGATATTATCTACCCCATCACCGGCAATATCACCAGCTTTGACCCTCAGGTGGCTGCCACCCAGGATGAATACCTGATCGCGGAGAACTGCTATGAGGGGCTGGTGCGTGTAGAGGACGACGGCACGGTCAAACCGGCTGTGGCTGCGGACTGGACAGTGAGCACCGACCAAAAGACCTACACCTTTCATCTGCGCCAGGGACTGAAGTGGCACCTGACGGACGCGGTAACCGAGCGTATGGGCAAGAACTGGGATCCGGACATTACCGCCCATGATTTTGTTTTTGCGCTTCAGCGCGCCGTGTCACCCCAAACCGCCTGTCCCCTGTACCCTGCCCTGTCCGGCATTGCCGGTGCACAGCAGGTGTACACCAAACAGAAGAGCGCCTCTGCGCTGCAAGTAAAGGCCACGGACGATTACACCTTGGTGATCACCTTACGCACCCCGGCCGCCGGGTTCTTTTCTACCCTGTCCGGCGCAGCAGCCATGCCCTGCAATAAAGAATTCTTTACCGCCACCAAGGGCCGCTACGGCCTGGGCACGGAGTATTCTCTCTTTAACGGCCAATTTTATGTAAAGAATCAACTGGACACCTCTTATACCCTGAACAAAAATGAAGAATACAAGGGCGCCAACCCCACGAAGGTGGACAATATCACCCTGAATATCAAGGACGAAAACAGCAAGATACCGGAGAAGTTGGAAAGCGGCTACTACGACGCCGCCTTTCTCACCGGCAGTGAGTACGGCGCCCTGAAAAAGAAGGACGACCTGACCGCTATCCCCTATGCCAACACCACCTGGGCGTTTTTGCTTAACACCAACCAAGGCAGCCTATCCAATGAAAAAATGCGCCGAGCCATCTGCCTGAGCCTGTCCCCGGCAGATACAAAAAACAGCAAGTATCTGCAGGCGTCCACCGGCATTACCCCACCTAGTACCACGGTGGACGGCGGGAATGTGACCACCGCTAAAAACAGCCTGGTACCTGCCAGGGATGCTGCCCGCGCCCAAACCCTGTGGAAAGCCGGGTTGGAGGAGACCGGGCTGACCGCCGTAGCGCTGACAGTCATTACCATCCCGGAGATGGACGCTTACGCCAAGGCGCTGGTACAGGGGGTGCAAAGCAGCTTGGGCACCGTGACCACCTACGGCAACGGCACCGGCATTGCCTTTTCCCTAAAGATCGAAACCATGACCAAAGCGGAGATGGAGAGCCAGATGGCCGCAGGCACCTATGACATTGCCTTGTACCCTATGGAGGCCGCCAGCCAAAGCCCGGTGACCTTTCTGTCCAACCTGCTCTCCACCAACTATATGAAGCTGCAAAGCGATAAAATCGAACAGGCGCTGACAGTGGCCAAGAACGCCACGGCCGGCACGGCCACCGCCGCCTGCCGAGCCTGCGAGCAGGCGCTGATCCAAACCGGCGCCGTTCTACCGGTATTCTATGAGTCTGCCTACTATGTGATGGCTGGAGGCGTCAGCGGCGTACAGTTTCACCCGGGCAGCGGGAGGGTCTCCTTTGTTGAAGCGAACAGAGCATAA